In Pseudomonas sp. ADAK18, a single window of DNA contains:
- a CDS encoding TonB-dependent siderophore receptor, which produces MTRPVVRLHPLAAALFPIFLAGSVLPAAADQSVSQQSRVQNFRIPAGELGVALSTLAEQAGVAQAFDPALTRGKQTAGLSGSYSLEIALARLLAGSGLEAVQVGATYRLQVVPQGDGKLQLDSLSITAPEVDQTPLGEVDGYVAQRSISATKTGTPIHETPQSISVITRERMDAQGVQSVNEALRYTPGVSSYGANNRSDWYTVIRGFTPTTYLDSLQLPTTTNLASWMVDPYMLERVEVLRGPAGVLYGQGDPGGVINQVSKRPSTIAANEVQVQYGTDARKQVSFDSTGPLDEQGAWSYRMVGVLRDQNIKDTPWQDKRQSLAPSLTFQPDEDTRLTLLASWLYDDSNSGDGFYPAAGTVTFNPNGHIRRDVFPADKAFQKYEKKQFSLGYEFSKRLNDTWQVRQNLRYTRLDLDDNMIYGTGFEPGSLTTISRSAEIDDFTYKRWTVDNQAQADFTAGGIDQTLLIGLDYQHQNSSERDVAAAAPSLNLYNPVFVPFDPSVFNDPQKSSRYRPNSTLNQTGLYLQDQLKLDDHWRLTLSGRYDWATSETNERVSGTHVEQKDEALSGRVGVVYLADNGLAPYASYSTGFTPNSGIDANGKPFDPTESEQYEAGIKFSPKDSNASVTAAVFQITQSNVTTPSPLNPNFNVQTGEIRSRGFELEGTASLSRELDLIASYTYQDVKITKANDVSQGKTPTFIPIPRNMASLWADYTLRDGLLKDFGVGAGVRYVGANPGGADNSLEVASYTVFDASAHYQTGPWKLALNVTNLTNDEYISGCYDATRCLFGNPRTAVASATYRW; this is translated from the coding sequence ATGACCCGCCCTGTTGTCCGGTTGCATCCTCTTGCGGCTGCGCTGTTTCCGATCTTCCTTGCTGGCAGTGTGTTGCCGGCGGCTGCCGATCAATCGGTGTCGCAGCAAAGTCGCGTGCAAAACTTCCGCATCCCGGCCGGTGAATTGGGCGTCGCCCTCAGCACTCTGGCCGAGCAGGCCGGTGTGGCCCAGGCGTTCGACCCGGCGCTGACCCGTGGCAAGCAGACAGCGGGCCTGAGCGGTAGCTACAGCCTGGAGATTGCCCTCGCGCGCTTGTTGGCCGGCAGCGGACTGGAAGCCGTGCAGGTCGGCGCCACCTATCGTTTACAAGTGGTGCCGCAAGGGGATGGCAAGCTGCAACTGGACAGCCTGTCGATCACGGCGCCCGAGGTTGATCAAACGCCGCTGGGCGAAGTCGACGGCTATGTCGCCCAGCGCAGCATCAGCGCGACCAAGACCGGCACACCGATCCACGAAACCCCGCAATCCATTTCGGTGATCACCCGCGAGCGCATGGACGCTCAGGGCGTGCAATCGGTGAACGAGGCGCTGCGCTACACGCCGGGGGTTTCCAGCTACGGCGCCAACAATCGCTCCGACTGGTACACGGTGATTCGCGGGTTTACCCCGACCACTTACCTGGACAGCCTGCAACTGCCAACCACCACCAACCTCGCCAGTTGGATGGTGGACCCGTACATGCTCGAGCGGGTCGAAGTGCTGCGTGGCCCGGCCGGTGTGCTGTATGGGCAGGGCGACCCCGGTGGTGTGATCAACCAGGTGTCCAAGCGCCCGAGTACGATTGCCGCCAACGAAGTGCAGGTGCAATACGGCACCGATGCGCGCAAGCAGGTCAGCTTCGACAGCACCGGGCCGCTGGATGAGCAGGGCGCGTGGTCGTACCGCATGGTCGGTGTGCTGCGTGACCAGAACATCAAGGACACGCCGTGGCAGGACAAGCGTCAGTCCCTGGCGCCGTCCCTGACGTTCCAGCCGGACGAGGACACGCGCCTGACCTTGTTGGCGTCCTGGCTTTACGACGACAGCAACTCCGGCGATGGTTTTTACCCGGCAGCGGGGACCGTCACCTTCAACCCCAACGGCCATATCCGTCGCGACGTATTCCCCGCCGACAAGGCATTCCAGAAGTACGAGAAGAAGCAATTTTCCCTGGGTTACGAGTTCTCCAAACGCCTGAACGACACCTGGCAAGTGCGCCAGAACCTGCGCTACACACGGCTGGATCTGGACGACAACATGATCTACGGCACCGGCTTTGAACCGGGTTCGCTGACCACCATCTCGCGGTCCGCCGAGATCGATGATTTCACCTACAAACGCTGGACCGTCGACAACCAGGCCCAGGCTGATTTCACTGCCGGCGGTATCGACCAGACACTGTTGATCGGCCTGGACTACCAGCACCAGAACAGCAGCGAACGGGATGTTGCTGCGGCTGCACCGTCGTTGAATCTCTACAATCCGGTGTTCGTGCCGTTCGATCCATCGGTGTTCAATGATCCGCAAAAAAGCTCGCGCTACCGTCCCAATTCGACCCTGAACCAGACCGGCCTGTACCTGCAAGACCAACTCAAGCTGGATGATCACTGGCGCCTGACCTTAAGCGGTCGCTATGACTGGGCCACTTCTGAAACCAACGAACGTGTGTCCGGCACCCACGTCGAGCAAAAGGACGAGGCACTCAGCGGCCGGGTGGGCGTGGTGTATTTGGCGGATAACGGCCTGGCGCCTTACGCCAGTTATTCGACGGGCTTCACGCCGAACTCAGGCATCGATGCCAACGGTAAACCCTTTGACCCTACGGAGTCCGAGCAGTACGAAGCGGGGATCAAGTTCAGCCCCAAGGACAGCAATGCCTCGGTCACGGCAGCGGTGTTCCAGATCACCCAAAGTAACGTGACGACACCCAGCCCGCTGAATCCTAATTTCAATGTGCAAACCGGCGAGATCCGTTCCCGTGGCTTTGAGCTCGAAGGCACCGCCAGCCTGAGCCGTGAACTGGACTTGATCGCCAGCTACACCTATCAGGATGTGAAGATCACCAAGGCCAACGATGTCAGCCAGGGCAAGACCCCGACCTTCATTCCTATCCCACGCAACATGGCTTCTCTGTGGGCGGACTACACCTTGCGGGACGGCTTGCTGAAGGACTTCGGAGTTGGGGCGGGTGTGCGCTATGTCGGCGCCAACCCGGGTGGCGCCGACAACTCGCTGGAGGTGGCGTCGTACACCGTGTTCGATGCCTCGGCGCACTACCAGACCGGGCCGTGGAAGCTGGCGCTCAATGTCACCAACCTGACTAACGACGAGTACATCTCTGGCTGCTATGACGCCACGCGCTGCCTGTTTGGCAACCCGCGTACGGCCGTGGCTTCTGCCACCTATCGCTGGTAA